Sequence from the SAR202 cluster bacterium genome:
TGTGAACCTGTGTGCCCAGTTTATGCAGCGTATCATAATGATCAAGGTATGAATGTTCAGGTTTATAACAGATGTATCGGTACTAGATTTTGCCAAAACAACTGTCCCTACCACGCAAGATTTTTCAACTGGTTTGATCCATATTGGCCAGAAGGTATGGAAAATCAATTAAATCCCGATGTAACCGTTAGAAGCCGTGGTATTATGGAAAAATGCACATTTTGTGTACAACGAATACGTAGAGCAGAAATTGATGCTGATATTGAAGGCCGCGCAAATGTCGACGGAGATGTAAACCCTGCATGTGTTCAATCTTGTCCTTCAAATGCATTACTATTTGGAGATTCTTTGGATCCAGATAGTAGATTAAGTAAAAAATTAGACGATGCGCGCAAGCATACTCTTTTAGATCATTTAGGAACAGAGCCTAATGTAATATACTTGAAAAAAGTTGATGAAGATTATGTTGATAAGGGGGGACATCATTAGTAGTTCACACCACGCACATCCACCAGTAGTGCCCGCAAATGAGTTTATAACTGATTTTACAGCATGGCACAATAAACCTAAGCCAAGTTTGAATAAAGCTATTCTAGCTTTTGGAGTACTAACTTTTCTAGGTGTTCTCGGGATTGTTATAAAACTTTTTACAGTAGGGCTAGAAAACAGAAGTGATTGGGGCTACTTAGCAGCGATAACAGCTTTCTTGTTCTCAACAGCAGGATGTACACCGTTTGTTGTTCTTGGACTACGTATGATTAAGGCTCATTGGCGACGACCAATAGCAAGAATAGCAGAATCATATTCGTTAGTTACGGTAGTAACGTTTTCACTTGTATTGCTGCTCTTATTCCTTATTCCTTCATCTCAAAACAGACGAACAATTTGGTTCCAAAATGATCATATAGGCACAGTAGGAGCCATACCATTTACTCCTCATTTATATGTGATTATAGGTATACTATGTATGGTTTTAGCTGGGTTAGGGCTATGGTGGCTATCATTGAAACCTGATCTTCGTCTCTTTAACAACCTTAAAAAAACTGACAAACCAACCAATAAATCATGGGTGGGTAATTTAAAACAATGGAGAGTACATAACAAGGGTTTAGCTTTTCTGGGTGCATTTTTCTTTTTAACTTTTATTTGGGCGATAACCTTATATTGTGTAGATTTGTGTATGTCTCTCGTACCTGGATGGAGAGATGCAATCTTTCCTGTCTATCAAACCCTATCAGGAATCCAGGGTGGACTTGCAACTGTAATACTATCCATGTATTTCTTGCGACGATTTGGAGGATTTGAAAAATACATCTTTATGGAACATTTTTGGGCAGCAAGCAAACCGTTACTGGCTACATGTTTACTTTGGTTTTATTTTTGGTTCTGTGCTTTCATAATATTTTGGTATGGACGTATGCCTATTGAGCAAGACCTACTTCAACTCATTATGTTCGGCCCATATAATATTGCATTTTTTATAGGTTTTTCATGCTGTTTCCTTATTCCATTTTTAATACTGGTATGGAACTTTGTAAGAAAAACTGTTTGGGGACCTCCTGTTGCTAGCGCAATTATTATAGTAGGTTGTTTCTTTGATAAAGTGCGATTATATGTTTCATCGTACTCAGTACAAGATGATTTAGCATTACATGCAATCACTGAAATACCTGCAACTATTTTGCCCAATCTCACCGATTTACTAATAATAATTGGTGGTATTTCATTACCGATATTCATAATGCTACTAAGCACACGACTATTTCCAATAATCTCAGTTTGGGAAATGGTCGAGGGATTACGACTAACAAAAATGACTAAATATTTACGTACAGAACTTCGCGTTCTAGGTAAGCCAGAATAATAAAGGACTACTAATAATGCAAGAACGAGTTTTTCTACCAAATAAACAAATAAACGATGATCTACTAAAAGGGTCTTTTGAAACTCCTTGGTGGTACCTAGCATGGATGGGATTATTTGCAGCATTAACCGCTTGGGGTATGTTTGCTTTTGGTTATGCAATTAACAAAGGCCTAGGTGTGACTGGGCTAAATAGACCTATCATGTGGGGATTTTTCTTAACTGATTTTATTTTTTGGGTTGGTATTAGTCATGCAGGTGTTATGTTGTCTGCAATTCTAAGACTTGCTAAAGCTGAATGGCGACGTCCAGCTACAAGAGCTGCAGAACTTTTAACAGTGCTATCACTTATGGTCTCTGCGCTACACCCAATCTTTCATTTAGGTAGGCCTTGGAGATTTTATTGGCCATTCCCATATGATTTCTCAAGAGGAATATGGCCAGATGTACGATCTCCTTTAGTATGGGACCCACATGCGATTTTTACCTATCTTATCGGCAGTACTTTATTTGTAATAATTGCATTAATACCAGATATTGCAGTATTACGAGATAAAACTAAAGGTGTTGCAAAGGTTTTCTATGGTGCTCTAGCTATGGGGTGGAGAGGAACACCGCGACAATGGAAAATACAAATTGTTGCAGGGTTTTTACTATCTGGACTACTTTTACCAGTTTTCGTTTCAGTGCATAGTATTGTTGCTTGGGACTTTGCTGTTAATATTGGTACAGAAGGTTGGCATGTAACTATTTTCGCACCATATTTCGTTATTGGTGCAGTGCATTCAGGAGTTTCTGGTGTTGTTACAATGTTAATTTTACTAAAGTGGATGTTTAAATGGGATGACTATATACGACAGGAACATCTGGAATCCCTAGCCAAATTGTTAATAGTTATTGCTACTGTATGGTTTTACTTCTTTTTCTTGGAATTTATATTTGCGCTTTATAATCTAGAAGACCAAGAAATTGCACTCAGAGAGTTACAATCATTCACTTGGCCGTACAACCTAATAGCTTTCATTTTCTTGTTCTTCGGCTACCTAATACCAGTACCATTATGGCTATTCCGAAGAGTTAGGAGAAACTGGACAGCTATGTTTATAACTTCAATAATGGTGAACATAGGTATGTGGTGTGAAAGATTTTTAATAATTGTCCCAGGACTAGCTAGAAAAACAAATTTCAACTTTAGTTGGGGAAGTTACACACCAAGTTGGGTAGAAATATCCATAGTTGTTGCGTGCTTTTCGTTAATCTTTTTATTGATAATGTCATTTGCTAAAGTTTTCCCTCTAATACCACTTTTTGATATTAAAGAAGGACAAACACTTAGTGATGAGATTCAAATAGGAAAAAGAACTGTACCTGCTCTAAGAGTAGAAGAATGATTTATAAATTTTAGGAGATTAAAATGGCTCAAATGTTAGCTTTATACAAAACTGCTGAATCAGCTGCACAAGCAACTGAAGCACTTGATGGTGCAGGAGTTACAAATGAAGAATGGGATGTTCTAACAGATGCTCCATACCCTGAAGGGGCTTTTGGGGAAAAAGATCCAGAACACAAACTTTACGTATTTCCTTTTATGGGAGCTTGTATAGGTTTTACTTTAGCAATGATTGAAACAATCGGTACTCAAACAGCTTATCCACTTGTAACTGGTGGTAAACCAATTTTTTCTATGCCAGCCATGACAATTATCGCATATGAATTGACTATGTTAGGAGCAATAATTGCAACTGTTCTTGGAATTTTATTTGAATCTCGAATTCCAAACCCATTTGCAGGAATTTACGATGAAAGAATTACTGAAGGATATATAGGTATCACTATAGTATGTGATGAAGACAAAATAGAGTCTCTGGAAACATTGTTCAAATCAAATGGTGCTGAAGATATTATTATAGAGAAATAATTGTACAAGTTATAAGGAATAATCAGTGGTAAATATTTCTAAAATACTAAATAAGATAAATATATTAAATATAAAGACAGTTATTATGTCTTCTATATTCATGCTGTTTGTTGCTGGTTGTGGGGAACCACCTCCTACATATCCACTTGATATATTCCCTGAAATGCATTACAACCAATCCTACAAAACTCAAGAGCCTCCAGCATTGACTGCTCCTTCCGATTCAGTCCCTATAACCGGGAAAGAAGTGATATACACATTAAAAGAAGCTCAGGCTTTAACTAACCCTGTAGAATACAGTCGTGATACTGCTCACAAAATATACACAATTAACTGTAGTGTTTGTCACGGAACGCAAGGATTAGGTGATGGCCCCATGAGAGCAAAGCTTGAAGCTGTTGCTAAAGAAGATTGGTTTTATGGAACAAAAGGTAATCTCCCAGCTAATCTTTCTTCAAATGGTTCCACTGTTGCTAAACCAGACGGAGAAATATACCAAACTCTTACCCTTGGTTATGCCGGTGCATATGGCCTACCTCACAAAATATCTCCAATTATGCCTGCATTCAGAACCTATTTAACTCCTGAAGAACGATGGCAACTTGTACACTATATTCGAAATGAGTTCCAAAAGTAGACAAATATTAATAGAGTATTTTGTTGGAAACATCTTATTACAAAGATAAAAGATTAATGTTAATGAAATCATTCTTGTTATGTTTTTTAATTTTCACTATAAGTTGTGGAATTGAGGAAACAAACGAAGAAGTAGCACAAAGAATCGACAGAACCTTAATGTGCCCTGTATGTCCAGCAGAAACTCTTGATCAATCACAATCAGAATTGGCCAAACAAATGAAGTCTGTCATTCGTATTCAATTATCAGAAGGTAAGACAGATCAAGAAATAATAGACTATTTTGTTCAAAGATATGGAGAAGAAGTATTATCCTCTCCTCCTAAATCGGGATCGAATTTGATAGCCTGGGTCACACCAGTTGTTTTATTAATTTTTATCACTCTAATTATATCAATCAGATTGATAAAAAAATCTATTATTAGAAAAATTGAAATATAAAATGAAATTGATAGTATAATTAATTTATGGCACTAATTGGCACATCGTTAATATATATAAGTCTAGTAGCTACATTATATGCACTTGTTACATCAGTAATAGGTGTCAGGCTAGGGAACAATAAGCTTAATCTTAGCTCCAGTAACACTGTACAACTTTTGTCTGTCTTTCTTTTAGCTGCCACTCTAATTTTAGTTGTATCATTTGTAAACAACGATTTTGGGATTAGATATGTATCAGACCATAGCAGCTTAGCCATGAAACCTATATATACTTGGGTTGCTTTTTATGCGGGAAATGAAGGTTCACTTTTATATGTAGTTGTTGTTTTTGCTGTGATGTGTGCTATTTATAACATGTCAAAATCTGCAAAATTCTTAAAAGGAACAAACATTATATTAATGTCTATTATGGCATTTTTTGTATTAATTTTATCAACATTAGCAAATCCTTTTGTAGAGAACATTTTTGTTCCAGAAGATGGTAGGGGGATAAATCCATTACTTACTCACCCTGGTATGTTTTTTCACCCACCAATGTTAATGGCAGGATTAATTGGAACTGCAATCCCATTTGCTATAGTCAATGGTCTACTAATTACTAAAAACAACATTGATCAACAAATTGATCTAATACGCGTTTGGGTGATAGTTATATGGGCAATTCTTGCAATTGGTTTATTACTAGGTTCTTGGTGGGCATATACAATCTTAGGATGGGGAGGTTATTGGGCCTGGGATCCCATAGAAAATGTTGCACTTATGCCATGGCTAACCTTAACAGGCTTCTTACATTCTATAATGGCGCAAAAACGTCGAGGAGTATTTAGAATATGGAATATCGTACTAATTGATATTGCATTCTGTTTATCATTGTTTGGAATATTTATAAACAGAGGTGGACCTGTCCCCTCTGTCCATTCTTTTGCCTCTTCTGATTTAGGGTGGATATTATTATTATTTATGTTCGTCGCGGTTTTATTTAGCATTATTACGTTAACATTAAGACTAAAGTTTGTTAGATCTAGTAATGAAATTGAATCCATATTGTCGAGAGAAGCATCATTCGTATACAACAACATCCTCCTATTAGGAGTAACATTTGTAACTTTCTGGGGAGTAATATATCCATTGATATCCGATATTACTCAAGGTAAAACTGTAACAGTCGCCGCACCATTTTATAATCAAATTAATGGGCCTTTGCTACTTACTTTACTGGCCCTTATGGGGATTGGCCCATTGTTACCATGGAGAAATTCTTCTGCAAAAACCTTATTACTAGCCACACGGACCCCTGCAATTATTTCAGTATTACTCGCGGGGCTACTATTTGTTTTAGGAATTACTAAAATTTACCCATTGGTAAGCTTTTTTATATGTACCTTCGTTTTAATATGTATTATCAGAGAATTTATTTCTGGAACGATAATACGATTCAAACATGGAGAGAATATTTTCAAATCTTTCATTAGTTTTATTGCTTCTAACCGTCCTAGATACGGGGGATACATTGTACATATCGCTATAATTTTATTAGCTATAGCTGTGACGGGATCTAGTTTTTATAAATTACAGAAGGATATAGTGTTATCTAAAGGAGAACAAACTGAATTAGGAGAATATACCATCAAATATATTGACTCAAGTACTGTACAATATAGTGATCGTTCAGAATTATTTCATGACTTAAAAGTCGAAAAGGATAACAAAACGGAAGACATTGTTTCATGGCAAGCATTTTATCCTAAACAAAATGTTACCACTGTCCGCGCAGCTATAATCTCTACATTACTACACGACGTATATATAATATCAACTGAAACAACAGAAAACGAAGAAGTCGTATTCCGTATGACTATTAATCCATTAATATGGTGGATGTGGCTTGCTGGACCAATATTGATATTAGGCTCATTAATAGCATTATGGCCAGAAAATTCTAAAGAGCAGGAATATTTATGACCGAGACAACTTATGCAGTAACAATAATAGCGTCAGTATCTTTTGTTGTGTTTATTATTTACCCATTACTTAAAGGAGAAAAAACATCTATCAATAATATTGATAACTTCTCAATAAACCCTTTAGAAACATTAAAAGATAATCTTAACAATCCAGATATTTCTCAATCTGAAGAATCTATAGAAATGATAAAAGAAAGTATTGTATTTCTTGAAGGTATCGACAAAGAATATGAAACGAAAATTAAGGAATTGATGATCCCTGATAAAAAGAGAAAGTATATTCTTTGTTTAAAAGATGATTGTTACACGCCTATTAAAAACTTCACAAAAAAATGCCCCACATGTTCAATACCAATAAATAAAGAATCGTTTAATTTATGATAAGACACAATTACACAATAATATACTTTTGGATTAT
This genomic interval carries:
- a CDS encoding molybdopterin oxidoreductase, which translates into the protein MQERVFLPNKQINDDLLKGSFETPWWYLAWMGLFAALTAWGMFAFGYAINKGLGVTGLNRPIMWGFFLTDFIFWVGISHAGVMLSAILRLAKAEWRRPATRAAELLTVLSLMVSALHPIFHLGRPWRFYWPFPYDFSRGIWPDVRSPLVWDPHAIFTYLIGSTLFVIIALIPDIAVLRDKTKGVAKVFYGALAMGWRGTPRQWKIQIVAGFLLSGLLLPVFVSVHSIVAWDFAVNIGTEGWHVTIFAPYFVIGAVHSGVSGVVTMLILLKWMFKWDDYIRQEHLESLAKLLIVIATVWFYFFFLEFIFALYNLEDQEIALRELQSFTWPYNLIAFIFLFFGYLIPVPLWLFRRVRRNWTAMFITSIMVNIGMWCERFLIIVPGLARKTNFNFSWGSYTPSWVEISIVVACFSLIFLLIMSFAKVFPLIPLFDIKEGQTLSDEIQIGKRTVPALRVEE
- a CDS encoding heme lyase CcmF/NrfE family subunit; protein product: MALIGTSLIYISLVATLYALVTSVIGVRLGNNKLNLSSSNTVQLLSVFLLAATLILVVSFVNNDFGIRYVSDHSSLAMKPIYTWVAFYAGNEGSLLYVVVVFAVMCAIYNMSKSAKFLKGTNIILMSIMAFFVLILSTLANPFVENIFVPEDGRGINPLLTHPGMFFHPPMLMAGLIGTAIPFAIVNGLLITKNNIDQQIDLIRVWVIVIWAILAIGLLLGSWWAYTILGWGGYWAWDPIENVALMPWLTLTGFLHSIMAQKRRGVFRIWNIVLIDIAFCLSLFGIFINRGGPVPSVHSFASSDLGWILLLFMFVAVLFSIITLTLRLKFVRSSNEIESILSREASFVYNNILLLGVTFVTFWGVIYPLISDITQGKTVTVAAPFYNQINGPLLLTLLALMGIGPLLPWRNSSAKTLLLATRTPAIISVLLAGLLFVLGITKIYPLVSFFICTFVLICIIREFISGTIIRFKHGENIFKSFISFIASNRPRYGGYIVHIAIILLAIAVTGSSFYKLQKDIVLSKGEQTELGEYTIKYIDSSTVQYSDRSELFHDLKVEKDNKTEDIVSWQAFYPKQNVTTVRAAIISTLLHDVYIISTETTENEEVVFRMTINPLIWWMWLAGPILILGSLIALWPENSKEQEYL
- a CDS encoding DUF3341 domain-containing protein, with translation MKMAQMLALYKTAESAAQATEALDGAGVTNEEWDVLTDAPYPEGAFGEKDPEHKLYVFPFMGACIGFTLAMIETIGTQTAYPLVTGGKPIFSMPAMTIIAYELTMLGAIIATVLGILFESRIPNPFAGIYDERITEGYIGITIVCDEDKIESLETLFKSNGAEDIIIEK
- a CDS encoding cytochrome c-type biogenesis protein CcmH — translated: METSYYKDKRLMLMKSFLLCFLIFTISCGIEETNEEVAQRIDRTLMCPVCPAETLDQSQSELAKQMKSVIRIQLSEGKTDQEIIDYFVQRYGEEVLSSPPKSGSNLIAWVTPVVLLIFITLIISIRLIKKSIIRKIEI
- a CDS encoding 4Fe-4S dicluster domain-containing protein, which codes for MVQTPKAKKWKMIIDIDKCTGCQACVLACQAENNIPFNTDALFNQSRASEWIRIERYWEGEFPNVKAKFMPVLCQHCNNAPCEPVCPVYAAYHNDQGMNVQVYNRCIGTRFCQNNCPYHARFFNWFDPYWPEGMENQLNPDVTVRSRGIMEKCTFCVQRIRRAEIDADIEGRANVDGDVNPACVQSCPSNALLFGDSLDPDSRLSKKLDDARKHTLLDHLGTEPNVIYLKKVDEDYVDKGGHH
- a CDS encoding cytochrome c → MSSIFMLFVAGCGEPPPTYPLDIFPEMHYNQSYKTQEPPALTAPSDSVPITGKEVIYTLKEAQALTNPVEYSRDTAHKIYTINCSVCHGTQGLGDGPMRAKLEAVAKEDWFYGTKGNLPANLSSNGSTVAKPDGEIYQTLTLGYAGAYGLPHKISPIMPAFRTYLTPEERWQLVHYIRNEFQK